The sequence below is a genomic window from Brooklawnia cerclae.
GAGGTCTGCCAGCAGGCCGTCGGAGACGTCGATCATGGCGGTCGCCCCCGCCAACGCGGCCTCCTTGCCTGCCCCGTAGGGCACCTTGGGCGTGCGTTGTGAGTCCACCGCGGCTCTGGGTGACCGGAAGCCCCTCCCGAGCGCGGCGAGACCCGCCGCGGCCCATCCGAGGCGTCCCTTGACGGCCACGACCTGCCCGGGCTCGGCACCCGAACGCAGCACCGGGGTGCGTCCACCCGTCTCACCGATGACGGTGACACACACCGTGATGTCTCGTGCCCCGGTCATGTCGCCACCCACGAGCGCCACACCCGCGAGGTCCGCCTCCTCGCGCACCCCGGTCATGAACTCCTTCACCCAGCTCACCGGGAGGTCGGGAGGCGCCCCGAACCCGATGACCATGGCCACCGGCGAGGCTCCCATCGCCTCCAGATCGGCGACGTTGACCGCGACCGACTTGTGGCCGACGTCGGCCGCGCTCGACCAGCTGCGGCGGAAATGAACGTTCTCGACGAGCATGTCGACGCTGGTGACCGACGAACCGTTCACCAGGAAGACGGCCCCGTCGTCGCCCGGCCCCACCGAGACCGCCGGAGGCAACTCCAGCCGTCGCGTCACCTGGGAGATCAACCCGAACTCCCCGATGTCGCGAATGGTCTGGGGACCAGCGCCGGAAGTCGTCATGACGCAACCGTAGCGCCTTCACCCCGACAGGGCGGGACGCAGGGCTGCTAGCGGATGACTCCGACTTCCCTGCCGAGCGCCTGGTCGAGGAGATCGGTGATGAGGGAGCGGTAGTCGATACCGCTCGCCTGCCACAGGCTCGGGAACATCGACAGCTGTGTGAAGCCGGGCATCGTGTTGACCTCGTTGACCACGACTTCGCCGTCGGCGGTCACGAACGTGTCGACACGCGCCAGCCCTTCGGCTCCGATGGCCTCGAAGGATCCCGCGGCGAGCTCGCGGACGCGGGCCTCCACTGCCTCGTCGAGTTCCGCCGGCACCCGCAGGTCGACCTCGCCGCTCTTCGGCAGGTACTTGGCCTCGTAGTCGTAGAACGCGTCATCGGTGTGGACGACGATCTCGCCCGGCCGGGACGTACGAGGCAGCCCCGCACGCTCACGCGGCCCCAGGACGGCGCACTCGACCTCGCGGGCCTTGACGAATCCCTCCTCCACGACCACCTTCGGGTCGAACCGGTGGGCATACGCGATCGCGTCGGCCAGTCCCGAGGGGTCGGTGACACGGACGATGCCCACCGACGACCCCCCTCTGGCCGGCTTGACGAACACGGGGAACCGCAGGCGAGCGGCCACCCGGTCGCAACACGCCACGGGGTCGGAGACCCACTGCCCCGGGAGAAGCACCTCGTAGGGCCCGATCGGCATTCCGGCCGCGGCCAATGCCACCTTCATCAGGTGCTTGTCCATGCCGACCGCGCTCGCGGCCACACCCGATCCCACGTAGGGCAGCCCCAGCATCTCGAACTGGCCCTGGATGGTGCCGTCCTCCCCGTAGGCCCCGTGGAGCAGGACGAGGGCGACGTCCACGCCCACCGGATCGACGAGGCGGTCGTCCTCGACGCCCGCCATCACCACACCGTCGGGGCGGCGTATCAGCGCCGCGCACGGAGCGTCGTCACCCAGCGCGGGCAACGTACCGTCGTCGGTTCGCAGGGCCTCGACGTCCGCGAGTTCCATACGATGCCACGTACCCGATTTCGCGATCCCGATCCCGTGCACCTCGAACCGGTCGGTGTCGATGGCGCCGGCGACGCAGGCTGCCGTCAGGCACGAGATCTCGTGCTCGGTACTCTGCCCGCCGAACACGAGCGCAACCCGTGTACGACCGGGTGCGCCGCCGGAGCTTGTGCCGTTGGATGCCGACTCTGCCATGGTCTTCCTTTCGGGCGATGCGCCCCTCAACCCTACAATCCGTGCCGGCCGACGATCAGACGACTGCCTCGTCGCGGGGGACGCGCGCCTTCCGCCGGGGAAGCCAGCGTCCCTGTGGTGCGCTCAGGCCTCGTGCTTGCTCGGCCATAGCGGTGATCGCGTCCATGATTCTCGCCGTGGCCGGGCGTACGGTCTCGCGGTCCTCGGCACGGCCCGCGAATTCCGAGAGGTCGACGGGATCACCGCAGATGACCGTCACCGGGTAGCGCCCGCGCTTGAACGGCCGGAAGGGGCGGATCCCGCGCGGCGGCACCGCGAGGTTCGCACCCCACTGACCGATGGGGACGACCGGCGCCCCGGTGCGAAGGGCGAGTCTGGCCGCCCCGGTGTGACCCGCCATCGGCCATTCGTCGGGATCGAAAGTGATCGTTCCCTCGGGATAGATGACCACGGCCCTGCCCTGGTCCAGCATCGCTTCCGCGTCCCGGAGTGAACCCGCGGCCGCCGTGCTGCCCCGGTGCACCGGAATCTGCTCGGCGGCCCGCAGCGCCGCGCCCAGCACCGGTATCTCGAACAGGTTGGCCCGCGCCAGGAAGTGCGGCCACCGCCCGTTGTAGGCCAGGTATTCCCCGACGATCACCGGATCCAGCGAACTGACATGATTCGCGACGAAGATCACGGGACCACGACGCGGGACGCGCTCGCCCTGGCGCCAGTCGGTCACCGTCAGCAGCCGCATCACACGATGGGCGACCACCGCAGCAACGGCCAGGGTGCGGTTGGCCGGCTCGTGATTGACCCGCCCCAGCAGGCCCCGATAATGAGGCCCGGGGGCTGCGACGCCCGAATCCATGCCCCCATCCTGCCCCAACGACAGGCTTCAGGGGTCATCGCCCCCGTGGCGCCGTCAGTCGCCGAGCGGCGCCGGGATCGTCGTGGGCTTGAACGAGGGACGCTGAGCCTCGAAGGCCACGATCTCGTCCAGGTGCCGCAGAGTCGACCCGATGTCGTCCAGTCCCTCGATCAGGCGGCCGGCGGTGTAGTCGTCGATGTCGAACGGGAAGCCGTGGTCGCCGGCGATGATCGTCCTGCTGGGCAGGTCGACCGTGAGCTCGGTGCCCGGCGCCCGCTCGATGTAGGCCCACAGCTCCTCCACCACCTCAGGCGCCACGGTCGCGATCAGCAGGCCGGCCTTGCCCGAGTTGCCGCGGAAGATGTCGCCGAAACGCGAGCCGATCACGACCCGGAAGCCGTAGTTCTGCAGAGCCCATACCGCGTGCTCGCGCGACGATCCCGTGCCGAAGTCGGGCCCGGCTACCAGGATCGATCCGCTGGTGTAGGCAGGCTGGTTGAGGACGAAATCGGGGTCCTTGCGCCAGGCCGCGAACAGTCCGTCCTCGAAGCCGGTGCGAGTGATCCGCTTGAGATAGACGGCCGGGATGATCTGGTCGGTG
It includes:
- a CDS encoding thiamine-phosphate kinase, producing MTTSGAGPQTIRDIGEFGLISQVTRRLELPPAVSVGPGDDGAVFLVNGSSVTSVDMLVENVHFRRSWSSAADVGHKSVAVNVADLEAMGASPVAMVIGFGAPPDLPVSWVKEFMTGVREEADLAGVALVGGDMTGARDITVCVTVIGETGGRTPVLRSGAEPGQVVAVKGRLGWAAAGLAALGRGFRSPRAAVDSQRTPKVPYGAGKEAALAGATAMIDVSDGLLADLGHIADASEVGIALDSERFDVADPVRAVATAINKDPLGFVLTGGEDHALAATFAPDDVPDDWQVVGRVVDPDPDEGPCVLVDGRHWEGDPGWTHFSAL
- a CDS encoding D-alanine--D-alanine ligase family protein → MAESASNGTSSGGAPGRTRVALVFGGQSTEHEISCLTAACVAGAIDTDRFEVHGIGIAKSGTWHRMELADVEALRTDDGTLPALGDDAPCAALIRRPDGVVMAGVEDDRLVDPVGVDVALVLLHGAYGEDGTIQGQFEMLGLPYVGSGVAASAVGMDKHLMKVALAAAGMPIGPYEVLLPGQWVSDPVACCDRVAARLRFPVFVKPARGGSSVGIVRVTDPSGLADAIAYAHRFDPKVVVEEGFVKAREVECAVLGPRERAGLPRTSRPGEIVVHTDDAFYDYEAKYLPKSGEVDLRVPAELDEAVEARVRELAAGSFEAIGAEGLARVDTFVTADGEVVVNEVNTMPGFTQLSMFPSLWQASGIDYRSLITDLLDQALGREVGVIR
- a CDS encoding lysophospholipid acyltransferase family protein — encoded protein: MDSGVAAPGPHYRGLLGRVNHEPANRTLAVAAVVAHRVMRLLTVTDWRQGERVPRRGPVIFVANHVSSLDPVIVGEYLAYNGRWPHFLARANLFEIPVLGAALRAAEQIPVHRGSTAAAGSLRDAEAMLDQGRAVVIYPEGTITFDPDEWPMAGHTGAARLALRTGAPVVPIGQWGANLAVPPRGIRPFRPFKRGRYPVTVICGDPVDLSEFAGRAEDRETVRPATARIMDAITAMAEQARGLSAPQGRWLPRRKARVPRDEAVV
- the leuD gene encoding 3-isopropylmalate dehydratase small subunit, which gives rise to MEKFISHTGVAVPLRRSNVDTDQIIPAVYLKRITRTGFEDGLFAAWRKDPDFVLNQPAYTSGSILVAGPDFGTGSSREHAVWALQNYGFRVVIGSRFGDIFRGNSGKAGLLIATVAPEVVEELWAYIERAPGTELTVDLPSRTIIAGDHGFPFDIDDYTAGRLIEGLDDIGSTLRHLDEIVAFEAQRPSFKPTTIPAPLGD